One genomic window of Leopardus geoffroyi isolate Oge1 chromosome C3, O.geoffroyi_Oge1_pat1.0, whole genome shotgun sequence includes the following:
- the LOC123585917 gene encoding ETS translocation variant 3-like protein, with translation MHCGCGAQGVPVAGSSWISGLAFPDWAYKAESSPGSRQIQLWHFILELLQKEEFRHVIAWQQGEYGEFVIKDPDEVARLWGRRKCKPQMNYDKLSRALRYYYNKRILHKTKGKRFTYKFNFSKLIVVNYPLWEVRAPPCPLLLGAPALFRPALVPMGTHGELLHSALLARWATVEQLAGQRTPRGPPEASEDKKGSGSSAPRLGSLPAPCQLGPCCLLGSPREELLGLASLAPPLLPSLPSDWTRLSGPFLPPVPPERLIPGTSKPDTLLPGPGCPPATHHFPGLPLLAGLGQGAGERIRLLPLRPPGLEVKPYPMMGAKGRLDPREGFSSEIHRPKVGDESPVSPHLENFEAVWPLDPP, from the exons ATGCACTGCGGCTGCGGGGCCCAGGGCGTCCCTGTGGCGGGCAGCTCCTGGATCTCAG gcttgGCCTTCCCGGACTGGGCCTACAAAGCCGAGTCGTCCCCAGGCTCCCGGCAGATCCAGCTGTGGCACTTCATCCTGGAGCTGCTGCAGAAGGAAGAGTTCCGCCACGTCATCGCCTGGCAGCAGGGGGAGTACGGCGAGTTTGTCATCAAGGACCCGGACGAGGTGGCCCGCCTCTGGGGCCGCAGGAAGTGCAAACCACAGATGAATTACGACAAGCTGAGCCGGGCCCTCAG GTATTACTACAACAAGAGGATCCTGCACAAGACCAAAGGCAAAAGGTTCACGTACAAGTTCAACTTCAGCAAGCTGATTGTCGTCAACTACCCTCTGTGGGAGGTGCGGGCACCACCTTGCCCCCTGCTGCTGGGGGCCCCTGCCCTGTTTCGGCCAGCGCTGGTGCCCATGGGCACGCACGGCGAG ctcctgcacAGCGCGCTGCTCGCCCGTTGGGCCACAGTGGAGCAGCTGGCCGGGCAGCGGACCCCCCGAGGGCCGCCAGAGGCCTCTGAGGATAAGAAGGGGAGCGGCAGCAGTGCCCCCC gccttggctctctcccagccccctgcCAGCTTGGCCCTTGCTGCCTTCTGGGGAGCCCCCGAGAGGAGCTGCTGGGTCTGGCCTCCTtggcccctcctctcctgccttccctcccttccgACTGGACCCGCCTCTCAgggcccttcctgccccctgtcCCCCCAGAGCGGCTGATCCCGGGGACCTCCAAGCCAGACACCCTGCTGCCGGGGCCCGGCTGCCCCCCAGCGACCCACCACTTTCCGGGGCTCCCCCTGTTGGCTGGGCTGGGACAGGGGGCCGGCGAGAGGATCCGGCTTTTGCCCCTGAGGCCCCCGGGGCTGGAGGTAAAGCCCTATCCCATGATGGGGGCAAAGGGACGCCTGGACCCCAGGGAGGGCTTCTCCTCAGAGATACACAGACCCAAAGTCGGGGACGAAAGCCCCGTGTCCCCCCATCTGGAGAACTTCGAGGCAGTGTGGCCCTTGGATCCTCCTTaa